A window of the Vigna angularis cultivar LongXiaoDou No.4 chromosome 3, ASM1680809v1, whole genome shotgun sequence genome harbors these coding sequences:
- the LOC128195782 gene encoding uncharacterized protein LOC128195782 isoform X1 — translation MIAPRAGANTLLEENVSFFFRLSFMHNVSLSHQKRAIRSFIGCPSAKDFAALWGFELNEIENCASQDQFDSVSCVSVELNVAQVSGKPDIQNGVPSLLAGAKLDEESTSQQGTITSYVTTDGLSVGITRR, via the exons ATGATAGCCCCGCGTGCGGGGGCCAACACTCTTCTTGAGGaaaatgttagttttttttttcgccTCAGTTTCATG CACAATGTTTCTTTATCACACCAGAAACGAGCTATCAGGAGTTTCATAGGTTGCCCTTCTGCTAAAGACTTTGCAGCACTCTGGGGGTTTGAATTGAATGAGATTGAAAACTGTGCCAGTCAGGATCAGTTTGATTCAGTTTCTTGTGTTTCTGTGGAATTGAATGTAGCACAAGTCTCAGGAAAGCCTGATATTCAAAATGGGGTCCCTTCACTGCTAGCTGGGGCCAAACTTGATGAGGAATCGACCAGTCAACAAG GAACAATTACAAGTTATGTAACAACAGATGGTTTGTCGGTGGGTATTACACGAAGATAA
- the LOC128195782 gene encoding uncharacterized protein LOC128195782 isoform X4 — MIAPRAGANTLLEENHNVSLSHQKRAIRSFIGCPSAKDFAALWGFELNEIENCASQDQFDSVSCVSVELNVAQVSGKPDIQNGVPSLLAGAKLDEESTSQQGTITSYVTTDGLSVGITRR; from the exons ATGATAGCCCCGCGTGCGGGGGCCAACACTCTTCTTGAGGaaaat CACAATGTTTCTTTATCACACCAGAAACGAGCTATCAGGAGTTTCATAGGTTGCCCTTCTGCTAAAGACTTTGCAGCACTCTGGGGGTTTGAATTGAATGAGATTGAAAACTGTGCCAGTCAGGATCAGTTTGATTCAGTTTCTTGTGTTTCTGTGGAATTGAATGTAGCACAAGTCTCAGGAAAGCCTGATATTCAAAATGGGGTCCCTTCACTGCTAGCTGGGGCCAAACTTGATGAGGAATCGACCAGTCAACAAG GAACAATTACAAGTTATGTAACAACAGATGGTTTGTCGGTGGGTATTACACGAAGATAA
- the LOC128195782 gene encoding uncharacterized protein LOC128195782 isoform X5, translating into MIAPRAGANTLLEENVSFFFRLSFMHNVSLSHQKRAIRSFIGCPSAKDFAALWGFELNEIENCASQDQFDSVSCVSVELNVAQVSGKPDIQNGVPSLLAGAKLDEESTSQQGQEQLQVM; encoded by the exons ATGATAGCCCCGCGTGCGGGGGCCAACACTCTTCTTGAGGaaaatgttagttttttttttcgccTCAGTTTCATG CACAATGTTTCTTTATCACACCAGAAACGAGCTATCAGGAGTTTCATAGGTTGCCCTTCTGCTAAAGACTTTGCAGCACTCTGGGGGTTTGAATTGAATGAGATTGAAAACTGTGCCAGTCAGGATCAGTTTGATTCAGTTTCTTGTGTTTCTGTGGAATTGAATGTAGCACAAGTCTCAGGAAAGCCTGATATTCAAAATGGGGTCCCTTCACTGCTAGCTGGGGCCAAACTTGATGAGGAATCGACCAGTCAACAAGGTCAG GAACAATTACAAGTTATGTAA
- the LOC128195782 gene encoding uncharacterized protein LOC128195782 isoform X6 gives MIAPRAGANTLLEENHNVSLSHQKRAIRSFIGCPSAKDFAALWGFELNEIENCASQDQFDSVSCVSVELNVAQVSGKPDIQNGVPSLLAGAKLDEESTSQQGQEQLQVM, from the exons ATGATAGCCCCGCGTGCGGGGGCCAACACTCTTCTTGAGGaaaat CACAATGTTTCTTTATCACACCAGAAACGAGCTATCAGGAGTTTCATAGGTTGCCCTTCTGCTAAAGACTTTGCAGCACTCTGGGGGTTTGAATTGAATGAGATTGAAAACTGTGCCAGTCAGGATCAGTTTGATTCAGTTTCTTGTGTTTCTGTGGAATTGAATGTAGCACAAGTCTCAGGAAAGCCTGATATTCAAAATGGGGTCCCTTCACTGCTAGCTGGGGCCAAACTTGATGAGGAATCGACCAGTCAACAAGGTCAG GAACAATTACAAGTTATGTAA
- the LOC128195782 gene encoding uncharacterized protein LOC128195782 isoform X2, producing the protein MIAPRAGANTLLEENVSFFFRLSFMHNVSLSHQKRAIRSFIGCPSAKDFAALWGFELNEIENCASQDQFDSVSCVSVELNVAQVSGKPDIQNGVPSLLAGAKLDEESTSQQDLRFTDANEYRALGDLQ; encoded by the exons ATGATAGCCCCGCGTGCGGGGGCCAACACTCTTCTTGAGGaaaatgttagttttttttttcgccTCAGTTTCATG CACAATGTTTCTTTATCACACCAGAAACGAGCTATCAGGAGTTTCATAGGTTGCCCTTCTGCTAAAGACTTTGCAGCACTCTGGGGGTTTGAATTGAATGAGATTGAAAACTGTGCCAGTCAGGATCAGTTTGATTCAGTTTCTTGTGTTTCTGTGGAATTGAATGTAGCACAAGTCTCAGGAAAGCCTGATATTCAAAATGGGGTCCCTTCACTGCTAGCTGGGGCCAAACTTGATGAGGAATCGACCAGTCAACAAG ATCTACGGTTTACGGATGCGAATGAGTATCGTGCTTTAGGAGATTTGCAGTGA
- the LOC128195782 gene encoding uncharacterized protein LOC128195782 isoform X3, whose product MIAPRAGANTLLEENVSFFFRLSFMHNVSLSHQKRAIRSFIGCPSAKDFAALWGFELNEIENCASQDQFDSVSCVSVELNVAQVSGKPDIQNGVPSLLAGAKLDEESTSQQGQIYGLRMRMSIVL is encoded by the exons ATGATAGCCCCGCGTGCGGGGGCCAACACTCTTCTTGAGGaaaatgttagttttttttttcgccTCAGTTTCATG CACAATGTTTCTTTATCACACCAGAAACGAGCTATCAGGAGTTTCATAGGTTGCCCTTCTGCTAAAGACTTTGCAGCACTCTGGGGGTTTGAATTGAATGAGATTGAAAACTGTGCCAGTCAGGATCAGTTTGATTCAGTTTCTTGTGTTTCTGTGGAATTGAATGTAGCACAAGTCTCAGGAAAGCCTGATATTCAAAATGGGGTCCCTTCACTGCTAGCTGGGGCCAAACTTGATGAGGAATCGACCAGTCAACAAGGTCAG ATCTACGGTTTACGGATGCGAATGAGTATCGTGCTTTAG
- the LOC128195783 gene encoding uncharacterized protein LOC128195783 has protein sequence MNISVGDKFVKRCMETGLVVDDVYGGPSTKDKEEYRPTPKRKDAKPRGKKKQKRIRRETFMRALEEQEFLIDELKRRVATLEAQLAEEKARRQNKDDVGVNTQFRPD, from the exons ATGAATATAAGTGTTGGAGACAAGTTCGTTAAACGGTGTATGGAGACAGGTTTG GTTGTTGACGATGTTTATGGTGGTCCTTCAACGAAGGATAAGGAGGAATACAGGCCAACACCTAAAAGAAAGGATGCTAAAccaagaggaaagaagaaacaaaaaagaattcGCAGAGAAACTTTTATGCGTGCCTTAGAGGaacaagaatttctaattgacgaacttaaaaggagggttgcaactttggaggcacaattggctgaagagaaggcaagaaggcaaaataaagatgacgttggtgtcaacacccaatttcgtccggattga